In Rhineura floridana isolate rRhiFlo1 chromosome 4, rRhiFlo1.hap2, whole genome shotgun sequence, the sequence TACTCATAACTATTATTCGCCTCAGTTCATCAGATTCCCTTCCCGTGAAACTTAGTTGAACCACAGGAATCTGCCCTctcttctgctgtgaagacagatgcaaataattcattcagcttctctgcaacaTCCTGCAAAGATCCAACCACCTTCTTAGATAGTCTCCTGCTACTTatgtatttaatatttttttattgttggtcTTCATATTTTAAGGaatgtgttcctcaaattcttttttaggatcccttattgtctgcttccttttcctttcccaaAGTTTGTGATCCTTTTTGgtctcctcattcagacaagacttccattttctaaaggaagcctAGAAGGCAAACCATGGGCAAAACTGGGACAGCGTTCTCCTAGAGATATGTAGCAAAAATAGAGACTGTCCCTGGTCAATAGAGTATGAAATCAACAATGTTAACCCCAAGTGAGGCTAACTAGTGATGTGAACATTGTAATTCTTGATTCAGAAATATTAAAGGTGGTAGTCAATGCTAATctcattcagagtagacccacggaAGGAAATAGGAGTGGGGCTTTGCACTGAAAATGGGCAGGTGGATGTCAAGTGACATACCTCTGCCTATTTTTTGCATGAAACCCTACCTGTGCTGATACACAGTCACATCACTTTTTGCATGAGGTTGGAGCATAGACTGGCATACAGTAGGGACCCCCTTTTtcgcgttctgctaatacggcgccagcggggcaatcagctggaggggggctggagctccccgctctccagctgatctcgccggaggaggggaagatcagctgtagtgcactacagctgatctcctccggcatgatcagtgggttaggttccagaccctcgtCCACTACATACAGCTGATCCGTTTTtgggtggtttttgcttttctgcgggggtctggaacctaacctgccatatgagtggggccctactgtactggcttCAGGTGTTACTCTTGCCACAACTTTGCTTGCCTTGATCCTGGTTTCCCTTCTTATTGTTGATGCTATAGGACACAATGTTGCTGATTTGTAAATGGTGAAGTACTTTCATTTTCTGTTCCCAGGATGATACATACACAGAAAGCTACATCAGCACAATTGGTGTAGATTTTAAAATCAGAACTATTGAGTTGGATGGAAAAACGATCAAACTTCAGATAGTAAGTATCCTGCTTGGTGAATCTTGTCTAGTTCACATGTTAAACATCTGTAGTGCTATAATGCTGTTAACTGTTAGATGTAGGAACTGAATGGTCAGGGTCCTTTGCTTCTTCTAACCAGATGGCTGTGAGAATCGTAACTTTTTAtcaatatttaattaatttgcgGTCTGGTGATTTGAAGTCAAGTGTTGGAAGACTTGGGCTAAAAATTAGTTCCCATTGATACATAATTCCTGTTCCAGCTTTAAAACTGAAAACTCGACTGCTTTCTGGCTGTACTTTATGTTGCTGTGTTCTAATTCCTTGATGCAATGATAAACAAAACAACCTGTTTTTGTCTCAGATGGGGAGGGGTCAGAAACCTTGTAAAGCAGTGCGCAGTGTGCACATACAGGAGTTTTTCCCCCCCAGGGAAGAATTTTAATCACAGTTGACTTGTCTGTCTGCTGTTTCACATAATGTAAATTGTATTCTCTACTAAGCAAGGCAATATCTCTAAATTAAACACTTGGCAAATTACCAGTCTGGAATATCTTAATGCGCTAAATGCAGAGAGACTTctgtaacttatttatttattgcacttgtataccgccccatagccaaagctctctgggcggtttacagcaatcaaaaacattaaaacaaatatacaatttaaaatgcatattttaaaaacaatttaaaacgcaattccaaaatttaaaacaatttaaaacacatgctaaaataactGTAATGGTACAACTAGCAGCCCCAGTTAACCCTGAGCTCACTAAAAACCAAGTTTGATTTTGGCATTGCTGGGTATACCAGGGTCAACAAACTAAGGAAAAACGTAGCAAGATGTAGAGCGGAGGTGGGGAActtgggctctccagatgttgctagactacagttcccattatctctgaaccctggccatgctggctggggctgatgggcgttggagtcaaacatctggacagccacaggttcctcactcctgttgCAGGGCTTAAAGCCTTGGGCAATATCAAAGATGACCTAATAGAGCAGAATAATTTGATGCTGATAGTACATTATCCTTAGAACATGGTTATAGCTATGCTGTTCATGTAAGGTGctactgtattttatttctttactgaAGGTAATTGTTGTATGATATCTGATGTGTTTCTCTGCTATGGTCCTCTGAGTGCCTGTTCAGGTTAAGCCAACTCTTTTTATCAGCGTTTTAATTGCTGGTTGCAAGTTGTCTCCCAACTTCTAGCTATAGATCTTTGGATCCCTCAAATTTGGCTTGCTGCCCTCTCTTTCAGTTATATTTTCTAGTCAAGGTAGGAAGAATATTTTTCAAGTGTCAGTATGGAAACTCCACATGCACCATGGACACAATTTGAGTCTCTGAAGCCTGTTAGATAGATGTGAATCAAGGTTCCCTTCCAGTATTTGTTGCAGTGAGATGGGTTTCTGCATCTGAAATGGTTACCGGTTTTAGTAATGCTTGTGGCTAAGGTCAGCTGTGCAGGGCATATGAAGAAAGGGTGGTCATGCTGTGTTGTCATTGATGTAGTAGATAAATAGTTGAAAAGTGTCGGCAAACAGCTTTAAGGTGAAGTTTAGGTTGCTTACAGAAGCTGTAAATCTCCTGCACTCTTGGACATAGAAATGTGCGATCAGCCTCTGACACAAACTCCACAGGCTGCAGTTTCTTGTGGCACTTCTAGACTTATGGCTATGGCATAAACAGACTTGCATTACTGCCTGCCTCACATAGGGGCAAAGCCACGGGCTGCATATGTACAGGAATACATGAATGAGGGTGGCTGATGCTGGTGCAGAATTTAAGGGAACTACATGACTTTTGGTGAACCTAAAGGTGGACACTTACCTTGGAGGtgatagcatttttaaaaaacaggctgCAGCAGAGGGCTTCTTGCTGTCTACCGGTTTCTCCCTGCACATTTTTCTTTTGTGGGAGGAGCATTGGCAGCTGCCAGGACCTGCCCTGCTGTTAAGTTCTCAATGAATGGTGCATTTGAATGTGTGGAGTTGCAGTAGTTCGAAACACTTGAAAGGCAAAGGCTTTCATGAAAATTCACACTTTAAATGATATTTTGTGCTCCATGGCACAACTGTGACCATTCAgaaatctgaatcctagcatgcTAAAAGACCAGTGCACTTTTCTAAACTGAGGACCTTAAACAGGTATATGAAAATCTGTGGGTGTGAATTATTTTTTGATGTGGAGGGAAAACCTCTGGATTGTAAGTGGATACTAGTTGAAACCAGTAAGTTAGTGATACAACTTCTGCATCCAGGCCAGGAGATTTTTGTCTTGCTGCTCCACTCTCCTGTACTCTCCTTGACTGCTAATTGAAGGAGCATGATGTCAGGGCTGATGTGCTACTCATTGGTGATAGACTTTTCACTCTTCGAAGCCATGTGGTTCTGAGATAGAGAGGGATGCCATGAACGCAGTCCCGCGTTTTACATTTGACACCCCCTACCTTATTGTATGGCAGTATTTTGCAAATGACTTCAGTCATGTAAAGGTTCTGCTTTGGATTCTAGGACATTTCTTTGAATGCCTGATTTTTTTGTGACAGGTGTTCCAGAGCCATCTATATGAATAACTTCTAATATCACAGAACTTCTTTTGACCTTGGGGTAGAATAAGTAGATGTAATCTTCTAAGTTTTCTTCTGCTTTTTGTAGTGGGATACAGCAGGGCAAGAGAGATTTCGAACAATCACTTCTAGTTATTACAGAGGAGCTCATGGCATCATAGTTGTGTATGATGTTACAGATCAGGTAAGCACTTGTATGTTCAGCATTTAAGGTAATAGTGTCTAAAAGCTTGCTTTGAATTTGTGAGCAAACCATGAGGAAATGTAACTTTGTACATATGTGACAACACCTTGTGTGGGAAAAGAGACTCAAGTTAAGTGTTAGCTCTACCCTCCAAGCCTCCTGATCCAATTCTCCTGGCAGTCTTTTAATTTTCCCTTCCTAGGTGACCAGTAAGGTGTCTCTTTTAGGgttgccaccccaccccaccctgtcaGTTGATTTATTTATATTGCTCTTATGGGTTTCTGAGCTATGAAGCTTGACAAATCCTTGGCTCCAGCCAAAGGCCTGTTGAGGAGAGGCGTAATGGACAGCGCTAGAACTTAAGAAGAGTGTTTTAAACATCTTAGTTCAAAAATctaatggttttttttaattgtggggTTGGGTAAGAATTAAGCTAGCTTATAGCAATTTTTCAAGATCTTTTGGAGCCCCCCTCAGATATAGAATACACTGTACTGATCCCTTGAAGGCAAAATTTAACACATACCTCTTTATATTCTAGGAGTCTTTCAATAATGTAAAACAGTGGCTGCAAGAAATAGACCGCTATGCCAGTGAAAATGTTAACAAGTTGTTGGTAGGGAACAAGTGTGATCTGACCACAAAGAAAGTAGTAGATTATACAACAGCAAAGGTATGTCAACTGATTTTACATgggttttttaaactttaaaaaaagttacgACTTGGGTATGGGCTAGGTGGTGTATGTTAGCAAGAGTTAATTCAAAatattgattccgtaaaggaagccacagacctggacttacaagatctgaacagggtggttcgtgacagatgctcttggaggtcactgattcatagggtcgccataagtcgtagtcgacttggaggcacataacaacaacaacaaaatgtgtataataaCAAGTGCTGACTTCTAACTGGTAGAAATTCAGGCATAAATACATACCTGGCATGCTCATGTACAGTGGCTAAACACAGAGTAACGTCATTCTTAAAGTTCTGGAAAACAAATAACGCTGTTGTGTTTTTCTACAGGAATTTGCAGATTCCCTTGGGATTCCATTTTTGGAAACCAGTGCAAAGAATGCAACAAATGTAGAACAGTCTTTCATGACCATGGCTGCTGAGATCAAAAAGCGGATGGGTCCTGGAGCAACAGCGGGTGGCGCAGAGAAGTCTAACGTTAAAATTCAGAGCACTCCAGTCAAGCAGTCTAGCGGAGGTTGCTGCTAAAACTCTCCTCCCCATTTGTTTCTCAACAACGAATTTGAAATCTGAACCCAATTGAAAAAAATTGCCTGAATTGTACTGTATGTAGCTGCACTACAACAGATTCTTATCGTCTCCACAAAGGTCAGAGATTGTAAATGGTCAATACTGACTTTTTTATTCCCCCAACTCAGTAAAGCTAACTTCATTTTCAGAAATGTGTTAAACCTTTTGTGTGCTGGTTTATAAATGTGTGTAACCCTTGTTGCTTTTCTTATACCAGATTGTTTCCTGTGGTTGGCTAAACTTGGAATATATTTTTTTTGTTCTGATCATATTGGCATGTTTAGATGTCAGGTTTAGTCTTCTGAAGATGAAGTTTAGCCTTTTTTGTATCTAACAGCACAACTGTGTCTGTCACTTTTCCATGCATAAAATTAAGTAATATGTTCTATGTAAAATCTGATTTGCTAGTTCTTTGTAGAGTTGTAAATGGAGAGATTACACTCTGACCTGGATCCAAAGAACTGCACCAATTAGTTCCATGTGCCCAAGGCAGGATTGGACTCTACTTGCACCTCTTCCAGTAAAACGTTTTTGAAACTGTGGCATGTTTCATGGGGGGTGGCTGCCATTCAAAGGAAAGTTGTAGATTTCTATTGGCCACGCCTAAGACCTTGGGCAATCCTGAAGGAGCTCTTTGGATCCCAGATGCTGATTTTTCTTAATACTCTGCATATAATTTCTGGCTGCAGAACATTGTAATTTGTTGCACAATATGTAACAAACTGAAGAAATGTTTAATAAATATTGTACTTATTGGAAGTAGTATCAAACTGTACGGTGATTAAGTACTGTCTTAATTCTCATGGCTAAGGGGAAAGGCTTGCATTGTGCCCCCAAATGTACCTTTTTTGTGCAGTAATGGCACTTTAGAACCTTTTCCTAGACCATACCTCCCAGCCCAATAAATAACTAGCAGGTATAGCCTAAATGACTTAAGGTGTCATGGTGGTTCCGGCATGTATGCCATACTTGGAGCATAAAACTTATAACATTGTTTATAGAATCATAATCACTCTAAATGTACCATATTCCCCTCCATCCTAAGTGTCTCGATCTTTCTAAATGGTTTCATTTAGAAAACTTGCGTTTCTTGCTCTGTCGTAGAAGAGGAAACCAGTATTTTCCTAATATATGAATGACTTCAAACTAACAAGCTGATGTTAAAATCTGATATGTTTTTTCTAAATAATGTTACTTCCATTCTCTCACAATCAAATACTGTTGACTTTAATAAAACTTAGTGCAATTTATTGGTTGGCTTGGCTATACACGAAGGCACGAGAAAGGTAGAGTGGTGGGAATGGGTAACAACGGAGTAGCTGATCAGATGACTCATGTGACCTGCACAACAAGAGACTCTAAAATGTAAGTTTCAGCAGAAATGGTGACTCTCATTGTTGCTACAATGACCACATGTAGAACTTTTATATAAACTAATCCATTAGTGCCTGATAATCTGGGTTTTACAGTTACCAACTTGATTAAAGAATCTCTTATAAAAGAGACCAAATCTGCCATTAATGCTTTTATTTGCAAGAAAACATCCAGATGTGACTGCAAAATATGCCAGTTAGATATATTGAGGCAAGTGTATTAACAAATCACTTAAATGAATACTCATCCCAATTGTGGGATAAACCTTAGTGATTTGTATCCAAAACTGGAATACGTACTACCTTGAAACTTTGAATATGCTCTTGAACTTCACAATAAAGTGTACTTCATAATGAGATGTGCTTAGTGGATCAATTCCTAACATGTTTTCAGGGTAACATGAAAACAGTACTGTTCTTGTGTAGAAAATATTTAGCTACAATAGTTAAGGCTTCACTTGCACTGTACCTTTAAagaagtattataccactttgtaCAGttgtgggttcccccaaagaaccctggaggATGAGAGTTGTTGGAAGCCATaatttccagagcagatttaacagtcaattgctcttcccagggaattttgGGATCTataactctatgaggggaatacgggtctcctaacaactttcagcacttttaacaaactctagttcctaggattctttgggggagagccttgactgtttaaagtggcatactACTTTCAATGTGTAGTGTGAGTGGGGCTGAAGTTGTGTTCAAGGAATTGTTTATTGAACACAAACTTTTGTTTCTGAAGTTCAGAAAACTCCTAGAACACATTTGGGAGGATACCTTAACATACTTGTATTCTTATCTGTACATCTATAGTATTCAAACATCATCTGGTTAGCATGCACTTACAAATGGATTACATACTTGCTTCCTCCTGACTTCCCTGGGGTGATGCTGATTCCAGCAGGTTTTAACATTGAGAAACAGCCTACAGCAGTTAAGATAAAGGCAATAGAAAGAGTAGATCTTGTTGATAAACAAGTTTTCACAACGATATTTAAACCATATGAAACTAGCTCTATAGACAATAGGTAGTCATAGTTTGTTAGTATAACAGATGACCCTTCTCATTCTGTCTTTGTTTACTGGGGACAAATGGCCTTTAAATCTTGGGAAGTTCTAGCAGTTATCCTGAAATCACAAAAAACTGTGTAAATGAGGTCCTGCTATTTTTAGGGTAGGTATAAGGATAAGAACAGCACCTTCATGCTAGTCATGTAGATAAAACAGTATTGTGCTTTGGGCACTCAAACGTGATAAAAGGTCAAGAGTTAAACTATGCTACAAAAGTGTCACTGGTATGAGTATTTTTCTCAGAAGCAACTGAATTGTAACTAGCTGATTGTTTGCATCTCAGTGACATGTAGGTTGAGTTCTAACCTGTAGCAGGAACTTAGAATTTAAGGAACTGTTATACAACTTCAGGAAGTTCAGCCACTGCTTGAAAACGCCAGAATAGTTTAGGGTTACAATGCGTATATCAGAGCTAGCAGAGCATAACTGCGGCTACCTAGTGTTCACGTATGTTAATAAACTAATAGGATAGCTTGAATATACATACACACGTCACTTTTACTATCTATTTTATCTCCCAgtgaacaattgcaaaaacaaaatgACCTCCCACCtccaaatgggaggggggaagtagGTGACTAGAAACAGCTTTTTGTACGGGAAGAACTGATACCAAAATAATACCCTCTCAGACTTCTTTAATTACACCAGCCTGATGTTTGGCCTCCCCTTGAATAGCAGCCACAATTCAACACACTGATACCATAATTAAGTTTAACAAGCCTGCCTTGTTTCAAATTGCTAAAGTTGGGTACACTCAGGCAAGTCATATAATGCCACATTTGTGAAGCTAACTAAAAGTACTTTGTATTGAAGAATGCAGTAACAGGAAAGAAGGTCTGAAAAGCATACTATTAAAGTCACAATGCATTTGGAATTTAAGTTAGACACTAGGCAAGTATTCAAACGCCTCATAACAGCTCTCGCTGTAGTAGTAGTTGAAATGGCATAGGTGAGAGAGAGCATATTCTGCAACCAACAGTAGAAAACTATTCAAATCGTTCAGCCTATTTAGCGCCCGAGCTCACAATGTGTTCTTTACCTGTGACTGAGAAGAGCTAACCTGAGGAAAGCCATAATTACTGTATTTTAGATGCAAACTGGTTTACTCAACCCACTTTCCCTGCATACTAGGATCAAACtatggtttgggtttttttgttgttgcaagtGTGGGTTGAGCAAAGTAGTTCCTGAAAAGCAGATGGTTTAGTCTTACAAAGACAGCATGTGCAGTGAGTCTTACAATGAACAAACAGGCAGCCTTACCGTAGCCAAATACTTCCGTAAATACCCAGTTATCCAAAGCTTTTGGATGTCTTTCAAGAATTCAAAATTCTTATTGAGGTTTTGCCTGTAATAGGGTTCTTAAACTCATATTTAATGGCAAAACTGCTCACTCCATTTAGCTGCAAAGCTAAATGTGCATACAGCACTAAACTGGGAACAGGCCTTAGACTTACACACACATCTGCTAGCACAGCTACTATTTCAAACTGCAATTAGTTTCCAAAATGAGATAACTAGGTTCAGTTTTAACTATGGCTTCTCCAAAACAAGGCAACTTCAAAGCATAATTCAGTTTGGCAAAACGTTACTTCCCTCTTTTCACTCAAGTACACTTTTGTTCAAAATGAAAGCAAATACTTGTGGCTATTCTGGGGTAGAGGGTAAACCAAGGCCTGCACAGACTTATTCCTCCATAGCAGGAGTTCTTAACCTGTGCTCCATGGACCCCTGGGGCCTATGAACCAGGTGCAAAAATATCCATttccaatacaataaaaataatgataTGCATTTGTTTATGGGGGTTCATAGCTTTCACCAGATTCTTGAAGGAGTTTGTGACCCAAACAAGGTTGAGAACCAGTGCTCTATGGAAGGAGACCATTAGCAACCTGAACAGCTGTTCTTCAAAATAATTGAATTATTACTCTTAATTATGTTGAGAGTATCACCTTAAGGCAGCTAAGAATAAA encodes:
- the RAB1A gene encoding ras-related protein Rab-1A, which codes for MSSMNPEYDYLFKLLLIGDSGVGKSCLLLRFADDTYTESYISTIGVDFKIRTIELDGKTIKLQIWDTAGQERFRTITSSYYRGAHGIIVVYDVTDQESFNNVKQWLQEIDRYASENVNKLLVGNKCDLTTKKVVDYTTAKEFADSLGIPFLETSAKNATNVEQSFMTMAAEIKKRMGPGATAGGAEKSNVKIQSTPVKQSSGGCC